In one window of Cellulophaga sp. HaHa_2_95 DNA:
- a CDS encoding ABC transporter ATP-binding protein, with translation MIEIKNLHKSYKMGSNSLHVLKGINFSVEEGELVAIMGSSGSGKSTLLNILGMLDELDEGSYTLDGVPIKNLNETKAAQYRNKFLGFIFQSFNLINYKTAAENVALPLYYQKVGRKERHEKALKYLERVGLKEWATHLPSELSGGQKQRVAIARAMAAEPKVLLADEPTGALDSKTSYEVMDLIQKINDAGNTILIVTHEPDIADMCKRIVHLKDGVIVEDKKIEQVRASQYV, from the coding sequence ATGATTGAAATTAAAAATCTTCACAAATCATATAAGATGGGAAGCAATTCCTTGCATGTATTAAAAGGAATAAATTTTTCAGTAGAAGAAGGAGAGCTCGTTGCAATTATGGGTTCTTCAGGTTCTGGAAAATCTACCCTATTAAATATCTTAGGAATGTTAGATGAGCTAGATGAAGGTTCTTATACGTTAGATGGTGTTCCTATTAAAAACTTAAATGAAACGAAAGCAGCACAATACCGTAATAAGTTTCTAGGGTTTATATTCCAATCTTTTAATCTTATTAATTACAAGACTGCAGCAGAGAATGTGGCTTTGCCTTTGTATTATCAAAAAGTAGGTAGAAAAGAACGTCATGAAAAAGCGTTGAAATATCTAGAGCGTGTAGGCTTAAAAGAATGGGCTACGCATTTACCTAGTGAGCTTTCTGGGGGTCAAAAACAACGTGTGGCAATTGCGAGAGCTATGGCCGCAGAACCAAAAGTATTATTAGCAGATGAGCCTACGGGAGCATTAGATAGTAAAACCTCTTATGAGGTCATGGATTTGATTCAGAAAATTAATGATGCAGGAAACACCATTCTTATTGTAACTCATGAGCCAGACATTGCAGATATGTGTAAGCGTATTGTGCATTTAAAAGATGGAGTTATTGTGGAGGATAAAAAAATTGAGCAAGTAAGAGCATCGCAATATGTTTAA
- a CDS encoding efflux RND transporter periplasmic adaptor subunit: MNKFLKYTLIAIFVLALLAAVTWVMKSNSKPLELYKTETATKENIINKVVATGKVIPEDEIEIKPQISGIIEEIYLEEGVKVKAGDLIAKIKVVPNEQSMNQAGGRVKNAQLALNNTKIEYDRNKILFDKGVISSQDFNSLQLQYNQAKQELGNAQADYQIIRKGSAGGSSTANTNIRATVSGTILEIPVKEGDQVIQSNNFNDGTTIATIADLSKMIFEGKVDEAEVGKLKIGMPLNITMGAVQDQELKAKLKFIAPKGTEDQGAVQFKIEGDIDMKDDFLIRAGYSANAAIVLEQKDSVLAVKEALLQFDTKTEKPYVEVLKGEDEFEKRDVEIGVSDGIFVEILSGITKEDKIKVWNKTVKDEKED; this comes from the coding sequence ATGAATAAATTTTTAAAATACACCCTGATCGCAATTTTTGTGTTGGCACTTCTGGCTGCTGTTACTTGGGTTATGAAATCTAATAGTAAGCCTTTAGAACTTTATAAAACAGAGACGGCTACAAAAGAGAATATCATTAATAAGGTCGTGGCTACCGGTAAGGTTATTCCCGAAGATGAGATTGAAATAAAGCCTCAAATCTCAGGAATTATAGAAGAAATTTATTTGGAGGAAGGGGTAAAAGTTAAGGCAGGAGATTTAATTGCTAAAATTAAAGTGGTGCCTAATGAGCAGTCTATGAACCAAGCAGGGGGTAGAGTAAAAAATGCACAACTAGCTTTAAACAATACTAAGATTGAGTATGACCGTAACAAAATTCTTTTTGATAAGGGAGTAATTTCTAGTCAAGACTTCAATAGCTTACAACTGCAGTATAATCAAGCAAAGCAGGAATTAGGAAATGCGCAAGCAGATTATCAAATTATAAGAAAAGGTTCTGCTGGAGGTTCTTCAACGGCCAATACGAATATTAGAGCTACAGTTTCAGGAACTATTTTGGAGATTCCTGTGAAAGAAGGAGATCAGGTAATTCAGAGTAATAACTTTAATGATGGTACAACGATTGCCACCATTGCAGATTTGAGTAAAATGATTTTTGAAGGAAAGGTGGACGAAGCTGAAGTAGGAAAGTTGAAAATAGGAATGCCTCTAAATATTACGATGGGTGCAGTTCAAGATCAAGAACTAAAAGCTAAATTAAAATTTATAGCTCCAAAAGGGACCGAAGATCAAGGAGCTGTACAATTTAAAATTGAAGGTGATATTGATATGAAAGACGATTTTCTTATTCGCGCAGGATATAGCGCAAATGCGGCAATTGTTTTAGAACAAAAAGATAGTGTTTTAGCGGTTAAAGAAGCATTGCTGCAGTTCGATACAAAAACGGAAAAGCCCTATGTAGAGGTGCTAAAAGGAGAAGATGAATTTGAAAAGAGAGATGTAGAGATTGGCGTGTCTGACGGAATTTTTGTAGAGATATTATCAGGAATTACAAAAGAGGATAAAATCAAAGTTTGGAATAAAACGGTTAAAGACGAAAAAGAAGACTAA
- a CDS encoding ABC transporter permease, which produces MWLFDRDLWSEVFSTLTKNMLRTVLTTLGVIFAIIILILLLGSATGMINGFDRIFAGKASNSLFVWGQETSMPYKGFERGRPVEYEMDDITMLSKRVEEVDVISPRIELGGFQQAVVVKREGRTSGSRVFGDFSTIDLVNKKKIVEGRFINLNDVNNGKKVCVIGLETYELLFDKGISAIGKDISINNIYFTVIGVYEKSGDFDFDGENSVIIPFTTFQRSFNSGERVGWMAILIKPEYPVAQAEAKIKELLKVKYDIHPDDNRAIGSFDFSQIFTAISAFTMVLQGFAFFVGIFTMLAGVIAVSNILLITVKERTKEIGVRRALGATPKVIKRQIILESIVLTVVAGAVGFIIAVGFLYILNVQTASNTDVPFVNPTVSMTQILVSFTLMTLLSILIGLIPARRAVRIKPIEALRED; this is translated from the coding sequence ATGTGGTTGTTTGATAGAGATTTATGGAGCGAAGTTTTTAGTACACTAACTAAAAATATGTTGCGCACGGTACTAACAACCTTGGGTGTGATATTCGCTATAATTATTTTGATCTTACTTTTAGGATCTGCTACAGGGATGATTAATGGTTTTGATCGGATATTTGCAGGAAAAGCATCTAACAGTCTTTTTGTGTGGGGGCAAGAAACCTCTATGCCATATAAAGGTTTTGAAAGAGGTAGGCCTGTAGAATATGAGATGGATGACATAACCATGCTTTCTAAAAGAGTAGAGGAAGTAGATGTTATTTCTCCGAGAATAGAATTAGGCGGTTTTCAGCAAGCTGTAGTGGTAAAGCGAGAAGGAAGAACAAGCGGATCTAGAGTTTTTGGAGATTTTTCAACTATAGATTTGGTTAATAAGAAGAAAATTGTAGAGGGCAGGTTTATCAATTTAAATGATGTTAATAATGGAAAGAAAGTATGTGTCATTGGCCTAGAAACTTATGAATTACTTTTTGATAAAGGCATCAGCGCTATTGGGAAAGATATAAGTATTAATAATATATACTTTACAGTAATTGGGGTGTATGAGAAGAGTGGTGATTTTGATTTTGACGGCGAAAATTCGGTAATCATTCCGTTTACTACCTTTCAACGTTCTTTTAATTCTGGAGAGAGAGTAGGTTGGATGGCAATATTGATTAAGCCAGAATATCCTGTGGCACAAGCAGAAGCTAAAATAAAAGAACTGCTAAAGGTAAAGTATGATATACATCCAGATGATAATAGAGCGATAGGGTCTTTTGATTTTTCTCAAATATTTACAGCAATATCTGCTTTTACCATGGTCTTACAAGGCTTTGCTTTTTTTGTGGGTATTTTTACCATGTTAGCAGGAGTTATCGCGGTATCTAACATTTTATTGATTACAGTAAAAGAACGTACCAAAGAAATAGGAGTTAGAAGGGCTCTGGGAGCAACTCCTAAAGTAATTAAACGTCAGATCATATTAGAATCTATAGTATTAACGGTCGTCGCTGGAGCTGTAGGTTTTATTATTGCGGTAGGGTTTTTATACATTCTGAATGTGCAAACAGCATCTAATACAGATGTTCCTTTTGTGAATCCAACCGTAAGTATGACACAGATATTAGTATCCTTTACATTGATGACCTTGTTGAGTATACTCATAGGGCTTATTCCAGCGAGAAGGGCAGTAAGAATTAAACCAATTGAAGCATTAAGAGAAGACTAA
- a CDS encoding ABC transporter permease produces MFNKDRWKEIIEVLTSNMFRTILTAFGVFWGILILIILLAAGKGLENGIKSDFGDIATNTMFMWSQATSKEYEGLPKGRRFDFKVADVTSLKENIKELRFVSARNRLDGYQGENNVTRGIKVGAFNVYGDYPEIIKQDPMTITSGRFINHSDIVEKRKIAIIGQGVKSSLFDKGETVLGSFIKVQGVNFMVVGTYKKKSNEGDGEEGQKEIFVPFTSFSQAFNKGNDVGWMAITAKDGSSITSLKERIITLMKVNRKIHPEDNRAIGNFDLYEQYNRVESLFVAMRLIAYFVGILVLISGIIGVSNIMLIVVKERTKEIGIRRALGEDPWSIKVQILLESIFLTIISGMAGIIFGALFIFGINSLLDAVGPVDMFVNPSVSLGVVLIALIILIISGLLAGFIPAQSAIKVKPIDALRAE; encoded by the coding sequence ATGTTTAATAAAGATCGTTGGAAAGAAATTATAGAGGTGCTGACAAGTAATATGTTCAGGACTATCCTAACCGCGTTTGGTGTTTTTTGGGGTATTCTTATTCTGATTATTCTTTTGGCGGCCGGAAAAGGCTTAGAAAACGGAATCAAAAGTGATTTTGGGGACATTGCGACCAATACCATGTTCATGTGGTCTCAGGCAACTTCAAAAGAGTATGAGGGTTTGCCAAAAGGCAGGCGTTTTGATTTTAAAGTGGCTGATGTAACTTCATTAAAAGAAAATATTAAAGAGCTTAGGTTTGTTTCGGCAAGAAATAGATTGGATGGTTATCAAGGAGAAAATAACGTAACCCGCGGTATAAAAGTAGGAGCCTTTAATGTATATGGTGATTACCCTGAAATAATTAAGCAAGATCCCATGACCATTACTTCGGGTAGATTCATAAACCATTCTGATATTGTTGAGAAGCGTAAAATTGCGATTATTGGGCAGGGCGTAAAATCTTCTTTATTTGATAAGGGAGAAACAGTACTTGGTTCCTTCATCAAGGTTCAAGGAGTTAATTTTATGGTAGTAGGTACTTATAAGAAAAAGAGTAATGAAGGGGATGGCGAAGAAGGGCAAAAAGAAATATTTGTTCCGTTTACCTCATTCTCTCAGGCATTCAATAAAGGCAATGATGTTGGGTGGATGGCGATCACGGCAAAAGATGGTTCTTCAATTACAAGCTTAAAAGAACGGATTATCACCTTAATGAAAGTAAATAGGAAAATTCATCCAGAAGATAACAGAGCTATTGGGAATTTTGATTTGTATGAACAATACAATAGGGTAGAGAGCTTGTTTGTTGCCATGCGTTTGATCGCTTATTTTGTGGGGATTTTGGTGCTGATTTCTGGAATTATTGGAGTGAGTAATATTATGCTCATTGTGGTGAAAGAACGTACCAAAGAAATAGGAATTCGCCGTGCACTAGGTGAGGACCCCTGGTCTATAAAAGTTCAAATTCTCTTAGAATCAATTTTCTTAACCATCATTTCAGGTATGGCCGGAATTATTTTTGGAGCCTTATTTATTTTCGGAATTAATTCATTGTTAGATGCGGTAGGGCCCGTAGATATGTTTGTAAATCCTAGTGTAAGTTTAGGTGTAGTTCTCATCGCATTAATCATATTAATCATATCAGGATTATTAGCAGGTTTTATTCCTGCTCAAAGTGCTATTAAAGTAAAACCAATAGATGCTCTTAGAGCCGAATAG
- a CDS encoding efflux RND transporter periplasmic adaptor subunit, whose product MKKRVTIIILVLIVICFGGAMYYLYQKNAENPVTYETETPTTQTIIKKTVATGSILPLEEVLIKPNISGVIEEIYVEGGDYVKSGDLLAKIKIVPNLNALNDARNSIDGARIGLDDQKRNLERQKTLFEKGVISKVDLERAQVSFDQARQSYGAANKRYDIAKTGTTKGFGSAANTLIRATVSGMVLEVPVEVGNQVIESNNFNEGTTIAAIADVDKMIFEGKIDESEVGKVKENLPLEITVGAIENTIFPAVLDYIAPKGKAENGAIQFEIKGTLKKQDSVFIRAGLSANASIILAKVDSVVSIKEALVQYDAKTKKPFVEISSGDQVFSRKDIELGISDGINVEVKSGLTLSDKIKVWNQIEKEEEDN is encoded by the coding sequence ATGAAAAAACGAGTAACCATTATTATTTTAGTTTTAATAGTCATTTGCTTCGGGGGCGCTATGTATTATTTGTATCAAAAAAATGCAGAAAATCCTGTAACCTATGAAACAGAAACTCCGACTACACAAACTATCATTAAAAAAACGGTAGCTACAGGGAGTATTTTACCTTTGGAGGAAGTGCTTATAAAGCCTAATATTTCAGGGGTGATCGAAGAGATTTATGTAGAAGGCGGAGATTATGTAAAATCAGGAGATTTATTAGCCAAAATTAAAATTGTACCAAATTTAAATGCATTAAATGATGCACGTAACTCTATAGATGGAGCTAGAATAGGATTAGATGATCAAAAAAGAAATTTAGAACGCCAAAAAACACTATTTGAAAAAGGAGTTATTTCTAAAGTTGATTTAGAACGCGCCCAAGTTTCTTTTGATCAAGCCAGACAATCTTATGGTGCAGCAAATAAAAGATATGATATTGCAAAAACGGGTACGACTAAAGGTTTTGGTAGTGCTGCCAATACGCTTATTAGAGCAACAGTTAGTGGTATGGTGTTAGAGGTTCCTGTAGAAGTTGGAAATCAAGTAATAGAAAGTAATAACTTTAATGAAGGAACTACTATTGCAGCTATTGCAGATGTAGATAAAATGATTTTTGAAGGTAAAATAGATGAATCTGAAGTGGGTAAAGTAAAAGAGAATTTGCCACTAGAGATTACAGTAGGAGCTATAGAGAATACTATTTTCCCTGCCGTGCTAGATTATATTGCACCTAAAGGTAAGGCCGAAAACGGTGCCATTCAATTTGAAATTAAAGGAACCTTAAAAAAACAAGATTCAGTATTCATACGTGCGGGTCTAAGTGCTAATGCTTCCATTATCTTGGCAAAAGTAGATAGTGTGGTTTCTATCAAAGAAGCTTTGGTACAATATGATGCTAAAACTAAAAAACCTTTTGTAGAAATTAGTTCTGGAGATCAAGTCTTTAGTCGTAAAGATATTGAGCTGGGTATTAGTGATGGTATTAATGTAGAAGTTAAATCTGGTCTTACTTTATCTGATAAGATAAAAGTGTGGAATCAGATAGAGAAAGAGGAAGAAGACAACTAA
- a CDS encoding cytochrome C oxidase subunit IV family protein codes for MAHDHKLEIFRGLVKFKSNISKIWGVLIFLSIITTIEVVLGIIRPAFLVETSFLGMHLLNWVFIILTLVKAYYIAWDFMHLRDEKTALRRVIVWTPIFLVSYLIFILLFEADYIHEVYKEGFIKWNF; via the coding sequence ATGGCACACGATCATAAATTAGAAATATTCAGAGGCTTGGTTAAGTTTAAGTCTAATATCAGTAAAATCTGGGGAGTACTTATATTCTTATCTATAATTACTACGATAGAAGTTGTTTTAGGTATTATTAGACCTGCATTTTTAGTGGAGACTTCTTTTTTAGGAATGCATTTACTAAACTGGGTTTTTATTATACTTACCTTAGTTAAGGCTTATTACATTGCTTGGGATTTTATGCACTTACGTGATGAGAAAACAGCACTGAGAAGAGTAATTGTATGGACGCCTATATTCCTAGTAAGTTACTTAATCTTTATTTTATTGTTTGAAGCAGATTATATTCATGAAGTATACAAAGAAGGATTCATTAAATGGAACTTCTAA
- a CDS encoding cytochrome c oxidase subunit 3 → MDTTVTTGEEQNVWGGGNKPLGASYGKMMMWFFIVSDALTFSGFLAAYGFSRFKFIETWPIADEVFTHVPFFHGNFPMIYVAFMTFVLIMSSVTMVLAVDAGHKMQKNRVIWYMFLTIIGGIIFVGSQGWEWATFIKGDHGAIETKGGRILQFVDAKSGERVGIADFAKEIASERTQHENRSGIWFTSEGSLPTYSVTEVVEGFKANSNLLVRTELKNEEGHKTVLSRDESLKKLLNASQVVEGANLIHNEYGSRLFADFFFFITGFHGFHVFSGIVINIIIFFNVVLGTYEKRRSYEMVEKVGLYWHFVDLVWVFVFTFFYLV, encoded by the coding sequence ATGGATACTACGGTAACAACGGGTGAGGAACAAAATGTATGGGGTGGTGGTAATAAGCCACTAGGTGCGAGTTATGGGAAAATGATGATGTGGTTTTTCATCGTTTCTGATGCTTTGACCTTCTCTGGTTTTCTTGCAGCATATGGCTTCTCAAGATTTAAATTTATAGAAACTTGGCCAATTGCTGATGAAGTTTTTACACACGTTCCGTTTTTTCACGGAAACTTCCCGATGATTTACGTTGCTTTTATGACGTTTGTATTAATTATGTCTTCTGTAACAATGGTATTAGCTGTTGATGCGGGTCATAAAATGCAAAAAAATAGAGTAATCTGGTATATGTTCTTAACCATTATCGGAGGTATTATTTTCGTTGGATCCCAAGGTTGGGAATGGGCTACCTTTATTAAGGGAGATCATGGAGCAATTGAAACAAAAGGTGGTAGAATACTACAGTTTGTAGATGCTAAATCTGGTGAGCGTGTTGGTATTGCAGATTTCGCTAAAGAGATTGCAAGCGAACGTACGCAGCATGAAAATAGAAGTGGTATTTGGTTTACAAGTGAAGGGTCGTTGCCAACTTATTCTGTTACAGAAGTAGTAGAAGGTTTTAAGGCAAATTCTAATTTATTAGTTCGTACGGAATTGAAAAATGAAGAGGGTCATAAAACAGTATTATCTAGAGATGAATCTTTAAAGAAATTATTAAATGCTTCGCAGGTAGTAGAAGGGGCCAATTTAATTCATAATGAATATGGAAGTAGATTATTCGCAGATTTCTTCTTCTTTATTACTGGTTTTCATGGGTTTCACGTATTCTCAGGAATAGTAATTAATATTATCATTTTCTTTAACGTGGTATTAGGTACGTATGAAAAAAGACGTAGCTATGAAATGGTTGAAAAAGTTGGTTTGTATTGGCACTTTGTAGATTTAGTTTGGGTATTCGTATTCACATTTTTCTACTTGGTTTAA
- a CDS encoding ABC transporter permease produces the protein MFNRDNWQEIFHSIKNNKLRTFLTGFSVAWGIFILVLLLASVNGMKNGFTGQFGNDAANSINMYARATTEPYGGFEAGRRIQFTNNDIAYIRGNFADSYEHISPIFNKQVTARYKRETGSYSVIGVNEEYQHIEIVDIDKGRQLNTVDIRSKSKVMVVGRLVAKDLFDEEDPIGQFLEINGITYNVVGVFSDDDDDRSERNIYAPYTTLQRIYGNTDDISSIALTYNPQFSLAQALTFSDQLEVLFKRKYKVSPDDQSAIGVRNRAQGFSDVNSFTGLLSMMSIGVGFLILIAGIVGIGNILVFIIKERTKEIGIRKALGARPNQILSLVLYESIVITTISGFVGLLFAMGILAIVAPLIDTPAFSNPSVDVSTVVIATLVLIISGVVAGWVPARKASKVRPIVALNSD, from the coding sequence ATGTTTAATAGAGACAATTGGCAAGAAATATTTCATAGCATCAAAAACAACAAGTTAAGAACCTTCTTAACGGGTTTTTCTGTGGCTTGGGGTATTTTTATTTTAGTATTATTACTAGCATCTGTGAATGGAATGAAAAACGGATTCACAGGTCAATTTGGTAATGATGCGGCAAATTCAATTAATATGTATGCCAGAGCTACAACCGAGCCTTATGGAGGTTTTGAAGCGGGCAGGAGAATTCAATTTACGAACAACGATATCGCTTATATTAGAGGGAATTTTGCTGATTCATATGAGCATATTTCTCCGATATTTAATAAACAAGTTACCGCGCGCTATAAAAGAGAAACAGGTTCTTATAGTGTTATAGGTGTCAATGAAGAATATCAGCATATAGAAATTGTAGATATTGATAAAGGAAGACAGTTAAATACAGTAGATATAAGAAGTAAGTCTAAAGTAATGGTGGTGGGCAGGCTTGTTGCAAAAGATCTTTTTGATGAAGAAGATCCTATCGGTCAGTTTTTAGAAATTAATGGTATTACCTATAATGTGGTAGGTGTTTTTTCAGATGATGATGATGATAGGTCTGAAAGAAACATATATGCACCTTATACTACCTTACAGCGTATTTATGGCAATACGGACGATATTAGTTCTATTGCACTTACCTATAATCCTCAATTTAGTTTAGCGCAGGCATTAACATTTTCAGACCAACTGGAAGTACTTTTTAAACGGAAGTATAAGGTTAGCCCGGATGATCAATCAGCCATTGGAGTACGTAATCGTGCGCAAGGCTTTTCAGATGTAAATAGTTTTACAGGTCTTTTGTCTATGATGAGTATTGGCGTAGGCTTTTTAATCTTAATAGCTGGGATAGTTGGGATTGGAAATATACTCGTCTTTATTATCAAAGAGCGTACTAAAGAAATAGGAATTCGTAAAGCACTTGGGGCTAGACCTAATCAGATTTTAAGTTTGGTATTGTATGAGTCTATTGTGATCACCACCATATCTGGATTTGTAGGGTTATTATTTGCTATGGGAATATTAGCAATAGTAGCACCGCTTATAGATACTCCGGCATTTTCTAATCCGTCTGTAGATGTTTCTACCGTGGTAATAGCAACATTAGTATTAATAATTTCAGGAGTAGTTGCGGGTTGGGTTCCTGCGCGAAAAGCTTCTAAGGTAAGACCTATTGTAGCACTAAATTCTGATTAA
- a CDS encoding DUF420 domain-containing protein, translating to MMNELEQKEKKFNRLITIVSIVIPLVVVILFGVKLPNVAPLSFLPPIYASVNGLTAILLIVAVVAIKNGNKKLHQQIMVTCIGLSLAFLVMYVAYHMTSDSTSFGGEGLIKYVYLFILITHIILSVVIIPLVLITFSKAYLQQFEAHRKFAKITFPIWLYVAITGVVVYLMISPYYAY from the coding sequence ATGATGAACGAGCTTGAGCAAAAAGAAAAGAAGTTTAATAGGTTGATAACCATTGTATCTATTGTTATTCCTTTGGTAGTCGTTATTTTGTTTGGTGTTAAATTGCCTAATGTAGCGCCTTTAAGTTTTTTGCCTCCAATTTATGCTTCGGTTAATGGGCTAACAGCAATTTTATTAATAGTAGCTGTAGTGGCTATTAAAAATGGGAATAAAAAACTGCATCAGCAGATCATGGTGACTTGTATTGGTTTGTCCTTAGCCTTTTTGGTGATGTATGTTGCCTATCATATGACTTCAGATTCTACTAGCTTTGGGGGAGAAGGCCTTATTAAATATGTGTACTTATTTATACTAATCACTCATATTATACTTTCGGTGGTAATTATTCCGTTAGTACTCATCACGTTTTCAAAAGCGTATTTGCAACAATTCGAGGCTCATAGAAAGTTTGCTAAAATTACATTTCCTATTTGGCTCTATGTAGCAATTACCGGAGTGGTGGTATACCTAATGATTTCTCCTTACTATGCCTATTAA
- a CDS encoding SCO family protein: MDKNKYTYVWVSFIILIFGIIFIPRIIERVNKGTVVESDRMSIDTNNGDLAYIIVNKEKRKVPEFAFINQDSLLITNNDYKGKVYLVEFFFTTCPSICPIMNQNLVQIQSKFEDFEDFGVASFTINPTYDTPTVLKEYAEKYGITNLNWNLMTGDPEGIYDLANSGFNIFASEVPNAPGGFEHAGLFALVDKNGYLRSRADEFGNPIIYYRGAISEEAGVNDHGEKEQIGILKEDIQKLLEEK; this comes from the coding sequence ATGGATAAAAATAAATATACATACGTTTGGGTTTCTTTCATCATATTAATTTTTGGAATTATTTTTATTCCTAGAATTATAGAAAGAGTAAATAAAGGTACGGTTGTAGAAAGTGACCGTATGAGTATTGATACCAATAATGGGGATTTAGCATACATTATTGTAAATAAGGAGAAGAGAAAAGTTCCAGAATTTGCTTTTATAAATCAAGATAGCCTTTTGATTACTAACAACGATTACAAAGGTAAAGTGTACTTGGTAGAGTTTTTCTTTACTACATGCCCTTCAATTTGCCCTATCATGAATCAAAACTTGGTTCAAATACAGAGCAAATTTGAAGATTTTGAGGATTTTGGGGTAGCGTCTTTTACTATAAATCCAACTTATGACACACCTACCGTCTTAAAAGAGTACGCTGAAAAATACGGGATTACTAATTTAAACTGGAACTTGATGACTGGTGACCCGGAAGGTATTTATGACCTCGCAAATTCGGGATTTAATATTTTTGCATCCGAAGTGCCAAATGCTCCAGGTGGTTTTGAACATGCAGGTTTGTTTGCTTTGGTAGACAAAAATGGCTATTTAAGATCTAGAGCAGATGAATTTGGAAATCCTATTATCTATTATCGTGGAGCTATCTCTGAAGAGGCTGGTGTAAATGATCATGGAGAGAAAGAACAAATAGGCATATTAAAAGAAGACATACAAAAATTACTAGAGGAGAAATGA
- a CDS encoding ABC transporter permease, translating into MFDLERWQEIFDTIRKNKLRTFLTGLSVASGIFILVILLGFGQGMQNGIAKEFESDSATSIWIWTETTQKAHKGLNPGRQIQFRDEDYTTIVDKMDLNLDQKSAFYLPQNITTTYKDDALIYRVMGTTNGAQFLENQDMLEGRFITIKDESQVEKVAVISDKIQREAFTDVDNPVGEYIKISNIPFKIIGVYKDKAGEREENRIFIPITTAQKVFNGADKLDNLVFSSPPAANFDEAVQQSITLKTKIDTYLRQAHSIAPDDEGGIGINNQMENAKRFYALTGNIKLFFWFVGLCTIIAGVVGVSNIMLIVVKERTKEIGIRKALGAKPWSIIGMILHESVFVTAISGFTGLIFSMGLLELIGPNIEVDYIVNPSVDFNVAMSTVFLLVVAGAIAGFFPAWRAASIHTIDALRDE; encoded by the coding sequence ATGTTTGATTTAGAAAGATGGCAAGAGATATTTGACACTATTCGTAAAAACAAGTTGCGTACATTTCTAACAGGCCTTTCTGTAGCATCTGGTATTTTTATTCTTGTTATTTTATTGGGTTTTGGTCAAGGAATGCAAAACGGAATTGCTAAAGAATTTGAAAGTGATTCTGCTACGAGTATTTGGATTTGGACAGAAACTACGCAAAAGGCACATAAAGGCCTTAATCCAGGCCGTCAAATTCAATTCCGAGACGAAGATTACACCACTATTGTAGATAAGATGGATCTTAATTTAGATCAAAAATCTGCTTTCTACCTTCCACAAAATATTACGACAACCTATAAAGATGATGCTTTAATTTATCGCGTCATGGGTACCACAAATGGAGCTCAATTCTTAGAGAACCAAGATATGTTGGAGGGGCGTTTTATAACTATTAAAGACGAGTCTCAAGTAGAAAAAGTTGCTGTAATTAGTGATAAGATTCAAAGAGAAGCTTTTACAGATGTTGATAATCCGGTAGGGGAGTATATTAAAATATCAAACATACCTTTTAAAATTATTGGCGTGTATAAAGATAAGGCAGGAGAGCGCGAGGAGAATCGTATTTTTATTCCTATCACCACGGCGCAGAAGGTATTTAATGGTGCAGATAAATTAGACAATCTAGTCTTCTCTTCACCACCGGCGGCTAATTTTGACGAAGCAGTACAACAATCCATAACACTAAAAACTAAAATTGACACTTATTTAAGGCAAGCACATAGCATTGCTCCAGATGATGAGGGAGGTATTGGTATTAATAACCAAATGGAGAATGCAAAAAGATTTTATGCGCTAACAGGTAACATAAAATTATTCTTTTGGTTTGTAGGCCTCTGTACTATAATTGCAGGAGTAGTTGGGGTAAGCAATATTATGCTAATCGTAGTGAAAGAGCGTACCAAAGAAATAGGCATCCGAAAAGCCTTAGGAGCAAAACCTTGGTCTATTATTGGGATGATTTTACATGAGTCGGTTTTTGTCACAGCAATATCTGGTTTTACGGGCCTCATTTTTAGTATGGGCCTCTTGGAGCTTATTGGACCTAATATAGAAGTCGATTATATTGTGAATCCTTCGGTAGATTTTAATGTAGCTATGTCTACGGTTTTTTTATTAGTGGTTGCAGGTGCTATCGCAGGGTTTTTCCCGGCCTGGAGAGCAGCAAGTATTCATACCATTGATGCCTTACGAGACGAATAA